Within candidate division KSB1 bacterium, the genomic segment CCTGGGCGCGCGGCGTGAGTGGGGTTGCGGATGTCATGATTTTCCTCCTTGATGGGGTGAACATGAAGGAAAATACAAAATTCATCCGCCAAAGAAAAGATGGACTTCACCGAGGGGATACGATTATGGCACGCCTTTTCTGCTGAATCTCATCGCGGCCATGGCGATGGCGGGCATAGTCGCGGCAGTGGTGGCTTTCCCTTCCTTGCGCATTCACGATGATTATCTGGTGATCGCCACCTTTGGCTTTCAGATGATCCTGTTCAGCATTTTTAACAATTGGGTGTCGCTCACGCGCGGGCCGTTGGGAATTCCAGGCATTCCGCAGCCCAAGATTTTCGGAATCGCCGTTATGTCACACGTTGGCTTTCTGATTTTGACCGGTCTTTTGGCGCTGCTGGTTTATCAATTTGCGCGACGCCTGGTCAATTCGCCATTTGGCCGCGTGCTCAAGGCCATTCGCGAGGATGAGATTTTCGCGCAGGCACTGGGCAAAAATGTTATCCGCTATAAAATTCTCGTCTTCGTCATCGGTGGCGCACTTGCGGCAATTGCCGGAACGCTTTATGCCCATTATGTGACCTTCATCGACCCCACCAGTTTTACCATTCTCGAATCGATTTTCATGATTTCGATTGTGATCGTCGGCGGCGCCGGCAGTCTCGTCGGTTCGATCGTCGGGGCGGCAGTGTTGATCGTCATTCCGGAGATGCTGCGTTTTCTCGGCATGCCGAATGCGATTGCGGCGAACATGCGGCAGATCATTTATGGCGCGCTGCTGGTGGTCATGATGATGTTTCGGCCCAAGGGATTGGTCGGTAAGTATGAATTAAAATAAGCCGTAAGCGGATTTAGCGGATTAAACGGATCAAAACCGAAATCTGCTGAATCCGCTCAATCCGTTTACTGATAATGAATCAAAACATTCTAACCGTTGAAAATCTTTCCAAGACTTTTGATGGATTGAGAGCGGTCGATGATTTTTCCTTTGTGGTTGCCAAGGGCAGGATCGTTAGCCTGATCGGCCCGAATGGGGCGGGCAAGACAACGGTTTTTAATATCATCACTGGATTTCTGGCGGCGGATGGCGGGGAGGTTTTCTATCAAGGCAAACAAACGAATGGGCTTCCGGCTTATCAGATCGCCCAACGCGGGATGGCGCGGACGTTTCAGGATTTACGGCTGATTAAAAGCTTGCCGGTCATTGAAAATATTATTTTGGCGCGACCGCAACAAAGCGGCGAGCATTTTCTTTCGGCGGTGATGCGGCGAAAAAAGCTGCTGCATGAGGAGGCGCGAAACCGGCAGAAGGCGCTGGAGCTTTTGGAATTCGTCGGGCTCGCCGACAAACAAAATAATTTGGCCGGCGCGCTTTCTTATGGACAGCAAAAGCTGCTCACGCTGGCCTGCTGTCTGGCGATGGAGGCGGATTTGCTTCTATTGGATGAGCCGGTGTCGGGCGTGCATCCGGACATGATTGCGAAGATGTTGTCGCTCATCACCCAACTCGCCGCTGCCGGAAAAACGATTTTGTTTATCGAACATAATATCGAGGCGGTGATGCAAGTTGCCGATCACGTGGTGGTGATGGACGCCGGCCGCAAGATTGCCGAAGGCCCGCCGCAAATGATCAAAGACAATCCGGAAATTTTGGAAGCGTATCTGGAGTAAGACGTAAAGTGTAAAAAATGCTTAAAGTCATCGATCTGGAAACCGGCTACGGGAACAAGCAGATCATCAACGGCATTTCACTGGAAGTGAACAAGGGCGAAATTGTCGCGATGATTGGCCATAACGGCGCCGGCAAATCGACATTGTTAAAAGCGATTTTCGGATTGCTGCCGGTGTGGAAAGGCGCGGTGCAATATAAGGGCAAGGCAATTCAAAATCGGCCAGCGCTTGCCAATGTGAAGCAGGGCCTATCCTTTTTATTGCAAGGCAATCGTGTTTTCACGGAATTAACGGTACGAGAGAATCTCGAAATCGGCGGCTATCTGCTGTCCGGCAAAAACCAGTTGCAGGCGCGGATCGAAGAGATGTTTCAGCTTTTTCCCAAGCTGCGCGAACGCTGGCGGCAAAATGCGGGAACCTTGAGCGGCGGTGAGCAGCAGATGCTGGCCTTGGGCAATGCGCTGATGCTGCGGCCGCAGTTGTTGCTGCTCGACGAGCCCTCTTTGGGGCTGGCGCCGCAGAACCTGCGCGCGATGTTTGAGATGATCAGGCAGATCAATCAAACTTTCGGCACGGCTTTTCTCATTGTCGAGCAAAAGGTGCATCAAGTTTTGGCGATTGCCGACCGCGCCTATATTTTGAAGCTGGGACAGATTAGCGATCATGGCCGCGCGCAAGAGCTTTTGGAGGGAGATCGCTTACGAAAGGCGTTTTTGTGACCGAACAGGGTGAAAACTTCGCATCAAATCTCCGCAACTATCCAACAAAACTTTGCCTCCAACCTGCAAATTATATTTTCGGCATTTTAACTGTATCCCCTCGGTGAAGTCCATCTTTTCTTTGGCGGTGGCATTTTGTATTTCCCCTCATGTTCACCCCATCAAGGAGGAAAATCATGTCGTCCGCAACCCCACTCACGCCGCGCGCAAGAGATGTTCGCCTCTATTGAAAAGTATCTCGCCAGCGGCCTTTCCCAAAAAGCTTTTTGCAGGCAAGAGAATCTCGCCTTGCCCACCTTGTCGCGATCGGCGAACATGTTCCCGATTACCGCCCATTTTAAATTCTATCTCCATGCCCAGGCCACCGACATGCGCAAAAGCTTCGATGGCCTCTCGGGCGTGGTCGCCACCGTGCTTGGGCGCGATCCCACCAGCGGCGATGTCTATGTGTTCGTCAACCGCCGGCGTGATCGCCTGAAGCTTTTGGTATGGGATCGTACCGGCTTCTGGCTTTTTTACAAACGCCTGGAGCAAGGCACCTTTCAATTGCCGCGCCATGCGGCGGAAGCGGCGGCGCTCGAATTGCCCTACGACCAGCTCGTGATGATGCTGGAAGGCATCGATCTGGCTTCGATTAAAAAACGGTGGCCCATCTTCGTGCGTCGCAGCAATGATCTTGCTAATATAAGTTTAAGCGTTAAAATTTATTTTTATTAAAAACAGTTTTTGCTTTTTTAATTCTTTATGTTTATATTGATGACATGGAAGCGACCGCGTCCAAACCCACCCATGACGAGCTGCTGGTGGAAAACGCCTGTGCGTGAAACGTGAAGGTTTGTACCCTTTGCGGGCGTGAGTTGATTGGCACTAAATTAAACGCTGCTCGAAGGAGGCAAGTTTTTCGGGGGGAGAAAAAAACTGCGAATTATGAAGCCATGCTCCACCCTGCATGCGCATGTATAACTTTTCGCGCTGCAGCGGTTTTCGGATGGGCTCTTATTGTGAAGAAAACAATAGATCGAGCCGATGCAGGCTTTTTCGGTGCGAATGCTGTAATGCTTGGTGCGCTAAAAACTCGCTCACTTGGTCGGGCAGTTTCGGAGCCTGGTCGGCCGCCTTCGGCAAAACAACACGCTCGCTTATCCGCTTCAGGATGGGGTTCACCAAATGGATCCGGGGTTCTGCACAGATTTTCATTCAATCGTGACCCCAGAGCCGTATTCTTTTTTGCGAAACTGCGTCGCAGACATATTGGGCTGCACGATGCAATTGCAGCCGATCTGTCGATCACTGGGCATCTTCACGCCGCGGCCAATCAGCGTGATGCCGGATTGCAAAAGCTGCGGATAATCTTCGTTCGGAATCGAAGGATCGCCAAAACCGATGCGGCAGTCCGGGCCGATGGCAACATCCACATCGGAAATCACTTTGTGCAATTGGCTGCCGGCCTCGACGCGGGTGTCGAACATGAGAATCGACTCTTTGACCACGGCGCCAGCCGCCACTTCGACGCCGGGAAACAAAATGCTGTTTTCGACCCTGCCAAAAATTTTGCAGCCGCTGTAAATCAGCGAGTCGTTGATTTCGGCGCCGTCGCCGATGAGGGCGGGAATGCGGTCACGTATGTGATTGTGCTCGATATTGGTGCGCACCTGCCAGCGTTCGGGGTTGATTTTCGGATTCTCGCCCAGCAAATCCATGCTGGTTTGCCAATACTCGTCGATCGTGCGCGTGTAGCCCCAGTAGGTGTCATATTTATAGCCAAAGACACGGTATTTTCCGAGCATGAGGGGAATGACGTCCTTGCCGAATTCATGCGTTTTCGGGGCGAGCCGGGCGTGGCTCTCCAAAACTTCGTGCAAAGTTTTGGCGGAAAATAGATAGATGGTCAGGGAGGCCGCAACGTGATCCCCGGGCCAATCCGGCGGCGACAGTGGTTTCTCTTGATAATCC encodes:
- a CDS encoding branched-chain amino acid ABC transporter permease, whose product is MNLIAAMAMAGIVAAVVAFPSLRIHDDYLVIATFGFQMILFSIFNNWVSLTRGPLGIPGIPQPKIFGIAVMSHVGFLILTGLLALLVYQFARRLVNSPFGRVLKAIREDEIFAQALGKNVIRYKILVFVIGGALAAIAGTLYAHYVTFIDPTSFTILESIFMISIVIVGGAGSLVGSIVGAAVLIVIPEMLRFLGMPNAIAANMRQIIYGALLVVMMMFRPKGLVGKYELK
- a CDS encoding ABC transporter ATP-binding protein translates to MNQNILTVENLSKTFDGLRAVDDFSFVVAKGRIVSLIGPNGAGKTTVFNIITGFLAADGGEVFYQGKQTNGLPAYQIAQRGMARTFQDLRLIKSLPVIENIILARPQQSGEHFLSAVMRRKKLLHEEARNRQKALELLEFVGLADKQNNLAGALSYGQQKLLTLACCLAMEADLLLLDEPVSGVHPDMIAKMLSLITQLAAAGKTILFIEHNIEAVMQVADHVVVMDAGRKIAEGPPQMIKDNPEILEAYLE
- a CDS encoding ABC transporter ATP-binding protein; the encoded protein is MLKVIDLETGYGNKQIINGISLEVNKGEIVAMIGHNGAGKSTLLKAIFGLLPVWKGAVQYKGKAIQNRPALANVKQGLSFLLQGNRVFTELTVRENLEIGGYLLSGKNQLQARIEEMFQLFPKLRERWRQNAGTLSGGEQQMLALGNALMLRPQLLLLDEPSLGLAPQNLRAMFEMIRQINQTFGTAFLIVEQKVHQVLAIADRAYILKLGQISDHGRAQELLEGDRLRKAFL
- the tnpB gene encoding IS66 family insertion sequence element accessory protein TnpB (TnpB, as the term is used for proteins encoded by IS66 family insertion elements, is considered an accessory protein, since TnpC, encoded by a neighboring gene, is a DDE family transposase.), with the translated sequence MFASIEKYLASGLSQKAFCRQENLALPTLSRSANMFPITAHFKFYLHAQATDMRKSFDGLSGVVATVLGRDPTSGDVYVFVNRRRDRLKLLVWDRTGFWLFYKRLEQGTFQLPRHAAEAAALELPYDQLVMMLEGIDLASIKKRWPIFVRRSNDLANISLSVKIYFY
- a CDS encoding sugar phosphate nucleotidyltransferase, with product MQKILAMILAGGRVDELSVLTQFRPKSAVPFGGLYRVIDFPMSSLMHSGIENVGILTQYRSYSLNNHIGNGAAWEMVGRHRSVSILPPYTAHKVSQWYRGPADAVYQNLDFINVHNPDLVLVLSGDHIYSLDFNPLIEFHKENQADLTMAFLDVPKDQATRFGVGQIEMNAASAGGPLLDYQEKPLSPPDWPGDHVAASLTIYLFSAKTLHEVLESHARLAPKTHEFGKDVIPLMLGKYRVFGYKYDTYWGYTRTIDEYWQTSMDLLGENPKINPERWQVRTNIEHNHIRDRIPALIGDGAEINDSLIYSGCKIFGRVENSILFPGVEVAAGAVVKESILMFDTRVEAGSQLHKVISDVDVAIGPDCRIGFGDPSIPNEDYPQLLQSGITLIGRGVKMPSDRQIGCNCIVQPNMSATQFRKKEYGSGVTIE